A window of Angustibacter sp. Root456 contains these coding sequences:
- a CDS encoding alpha/beta fold hydrolase, protein MSTSPPRFGPSAPSDVRTLQRDEGRLAYDVLGDGPLVVCLPGMGELRSSFRFTTATVAAAGFRVATMDLRGHGDSDATFSAYDDPAAGSDVLALVEELGGPALLVGNSMGAAAAVWAAAERPDLVAGLALLGPFVREVPLNPLMAWAFRVAMSGPWAPAVWNAYLPSLYPGRKPADFAEHRAAIRASMRRPGYAKAFTATTRTSHAPVEARLNEVRSPALVVMGTADPDFPDATAEAEWIVDHLADAEHLLVEGAGHYPQAEEPQQVNPALVAFAHRVLADA, encoded by the coding sequence ATGAGCACTAGCCCGCCTCGCTTCGGCCCTTCCGCCCCGTCCGATGTCCGCACGCTCCAGCGCGATGAAGGACGCCTCGCCTACGACGTCCTGGGCGACGGGCCGCTCGTGGTGTGCCTGCCCGGCATGGGCGAGCTGCGCAGCAGCTTCCGCTTCACCACCGCGACAGTGGCCGCCGCCGGCTTCCGCGTAGCGACGATGGACCTGCGGGGGCACGGCGACAGCGACGCGACGTTCTCGGCGTACGACGACCCGGCCGCAGGCAGCGACGTGCTGGCCCTCGTCGAGGAGCTGGGTGGGCCGGCCCTCCTGGTGGGCAACTCGATGGGGGCCGCGGCCGCCGTGTGGGCCGCCGCCGAGCGCCCCGACCTCGTGGCGGGGCTGGCCCTGCTCGGCCCGTTCGTGCGCGAGGTGCCGCTCAATCCGCTGATGGCCTGGGCCTTCCGCGTCGCGATGTCGGGCCCGTGGGCTCCGGCGGTCTGGAACGCCTACCTGCCCTCGCTGTACCCGGGCCGCAAGCCGGCGGACTTCGCCGAGCACCGGGCGGCGATCCGGGCCAGCATGCGCCGTCCCGGCTACGCGAAGGCCTTCACCGCCACGACGCGCACGAGCCACGCCCCGGTCGAGGCGCGCCTCAACGAGGTCCGATCCCCCGCACTGGTGGTGATGGGCACCGCCGACCCGGACTTCCCGGACGCCACGGCCGAGGCCGAGTGGATCGTGGACCACCTCGCCGACGCCGAGCACCTGCTGGTCGAGGGCGCGGGCCACTACCCCCAGGCGGAGGAGCCGCAGCAGGTCAACCCCGCGCTGGTGGCCTTCGCGCACCGGGTGCTCGCCGATGCCTAG
- a CDS encoding Type 1 glutamine amidotransferase-like domain-containing protein encodes MKLLLTSGGVRNDSIRAALERMLGQPISDSRALVVPTAQWGHPMCGPASVRGLVAADPAWDSFTGLGWASLGVLELTALPSIGAERWVPWVRDADVLLVDGGEVTYLAHWIKESGLAELLPSLPDLVWVGVSAGSMVMAPRVGSDFVHWSGAPDDRTLGVVDFSIFPHLDLFPDNTMADAERWAAEIGGPAYAIDEQTAIAVEDGVVEVVSEGQWRAFGADGAVR; translated from the coding sequence ATGAAGCTTCTCCTGACCTCAGGCGGCGTCCGCAACGACAGCATCCGCGCGGCGCTCGAGCGGATGCTGGGCCAGCCGATCTCTGACAGTCGCGCCCTCGTCGTGCCCACGGCGCAGTGGGGTCACCCGATGTGCGGCCCGGCGTCGGTGCGCGGGCTGGTCGCCGCCGACCCCGCCTGGGACTCCTTCACGGGGTTGGGGTGGGCCTCCCTCGGCGTCCTGGAGCTCACCGCGTTGCCGTCGATCGGCGCCGAGCGGTGGGTGCCGTGGGTGCGCGACGCCGACGTCCTGCTGGTCGACGGGGGTGAGGTCACTTACCTCGCCCACTGGATCAAGGAGTCCGGGCTCGCCGAGCTGCTGCCGTCGTTGCCCGACCTGGTGTGGGTCGGGGTGAGCGCCGGCAGCATGGTGATGGCGCCTCGCGTCGGTTCCGACTTCGTTCACTGGTCCGGCGCGCCGGACGACCGCACCCTCGGCGTGGTCGACTTCTCGATCTTCCCCCACCTGGACCTGTTCCCCGACAACACGATGGCCGACGCCGAGCGCTGGGCGGCCGAGATCGGCGGCCCCGCCTACGCGATCGACGAGCAGACCGCGATCGCCGTCGAGGACGGGGTGGTCGAGGTCGTCTCCGAAGGGCAGTGGCGAGCGTTCGGGGCTGACGGCGCCGTCCGGTGA
- a CDS encoding TetR/AcrR family transcriptional regulator, translated as MPRAGLTPAKVVAEAAALADEVGFSSLSLAALAPRLGVKLPSLYKHISSLDALRLDVSALALRELATAMTSAVLGKSGRQAFLALAEAYREYALAHPGRYAATVSAPTGEHVEQEQAAAAVLQVVLAALSGYGLSGDDAIDAARALRAALHGFVDLETNGGFGLPTDIDRSYRRLVEGIDTTMTAWADAG; from the coding sequence ATGCCTAGGGCCGGGCTCACCCCGGCCAAGGTGGTCGCCGAGGCCGCAGCGCTGGCCGACGAGGTCGGGTTCAGCAGCCTGTCGCTGGCCGCCCTGGCGCCGCGGCTCGGCGTCAAGCTGCCCAGCCTCTACAAGCACATCAGCTCGCTCGACGCCCTGCGCCTGGACGTCAGCGCGCTGGCTCTGCGCGAGCTCGCGACGGCGATGACGTCCGCCGTGCTGGGCAAGTCGGGCCGGCAGGCGTTCCTCGCGCTGGCCGAGGCGTACCGCGAGTACGCCCTGGCTCACCCGGGCCGCTACGCCGCCACCGTCAGCGCGCCCACCGGCGAGCACGTCGAGCAGGAGCAGGCCGCGGCCGCCGTCCTGCAGGTCGTCCTGGCCGCGCTCAGCGGGTACGGCCTCTCGGGCGACGACGCGATCGACGCGGCCCGGGCGCTGCGCGCCGCGCTCCACGGTTTCGTCGACCTCGAGACCAACGGCGGCTTCGGGCTGCCCACCGACATCGACCGCAGCTACCGCCGGCTCGTCGAGGGCATCGACACCACCATGACCGCCTGGGCCGACGCGGGCTGA
- a CDS encoding DUF6326 family protein: MSTPQTTTTLQEQQVPVRYKLAATWTSFMFLYAYVDILNFFTPGVIEDLLNGKVFEFDLSQTFSTSALILVSIPIFMIVLSMTLAARANRTTNLVVASLYVPVTAFNVVGESYRYFYGLGVALELVLLALVVRYAWTWPRTDVTARAERLPASSRVSR; encoded by the coding sequence ATGAGCACACCCCAGACCACCACCACACTGCAAGAACAGCAGGTGCCGGTGCGATACAAGCTCGCCGCGACGTGGACGAGCTTCATGTTCCTGTACGCCTACGTCGACATCCTCAACTTCTTCACCCCCGGCGTCATCGAGGACCTCCTCAACGGCAAGGTCTTCGAGTTCGACCTCTCTCAGACCTTCTCGACGTCGGCGCTCATCCTCGTGTCCATCCCGATCTTCATGATCGTGCTGTCGATGACGCTGGCCGCACGGGCGAACCGCACCACGAACCTGGTCGTGGCCTCGCTGTACGTCCCCGTCACGGCGTTCAACGTGGTGGGCGAGTCCTATCGGTACTTCTACGGGCTGGGCGTCGCGCTGGAGCTGGTCCTTCTCGCCCTCGTCGTGCGGTACGCCTGGACCTGGCCCCGCACCGACGTCACAGCACGCGCCGAACGGCTTCCAGCGTCGTCTCGGGTGAGTCGTTGA